One region of Streptomyces rishiriensis genomic DNA includes:
- a CDS encoding glycoside hydrolase family 3 C-terminal domain-containing protein — translation MTAHTPPTPPFRDPQLPFAKRIDDLLSRLTPEEKVSFLHQFAPAVERLGIAAFRTGQEALHGVAWMGPATVFPQAVGLGATWNTELVHRIGEAVSKEVRAMRARDERVGLNVWSPTVNLLRHPLWGRNEEGYSEDPRLTSAIATAYTHGLRGDHPTYWRTAPVLKHWLAHNNETGRDVTSSSVRPRVLHEYDLRAFRGCVEAGAVAGVMPAYNLVNGRPNHVSPYLREQLRSWTDEDLLVCSDAGAPSNLVDSEHYFDTHEEATAAALVAGVDSFTDHGTDGSKIVARVEGALERGLLTQADVDTAVRRQLSVRFRLGEFDPHYDPHAGTGEFDSPAHRLLAGEAAEQAIVLLRNDGVLPLAADTRIAVVGLLADECKLDWYSGTLLHRSTPLEGLYERFGAERVDFAEGVDRVLVKTSAGTFLKVPTAPEATDEVRGAEGALDPALLAGRTDLPPLTTDATGTEFALVDWGEGVLTLRAPDGRYLSVAEDGFLRASADQPGGWVVQETFRLEPHPSGDGNSHGNGHLLLHPGTGRHVCVAADGVRVAGPEDDPEVVEVIVVESGEDAVTRVTAGADVVVVVAGNDPHINGRETEDRGTLRLPPHQERLLAAARAANPRTVLALVSAYPYAFEPGPLSAVLWTAHGGQAAGTALARVLAGDVSPAGRLPQTWYADDADLPDLLDYDVIGARQTYLYFEGAPLFPFGHGLSYASFSYADLAVRVADGTAHVTCTVTNTGDLTADEVAQLYTRAVDPSVPRPRRELLDHRRVTLAPGASAELSFDVPLSAFAFWDVAQGRWRVESGAYDLLVGASSTDVRLRTTVTLEGEPSAPRPVRLRGLQAADFDEQSGVEIVDRTKASGDAVTPVAGGTGELVYRACDFGTGAGTTGVTATVAGSGTVELSLDGGPVLATLTVAPTAGPYDYVTVDAALTAGGVHDLRLGLRGPLRLAHVGFRG, via the coding sequence GTGACCGCACACACGCCGCCCACGCCGCCTTTTCGCGATCCGCAGCTGCCGTTCGCGAAGCGCATCGACGATCTGCTGTCCCGGCTGACCCCCGAGGAGAAGGTCTCCTTCCTGCACCAGTTCGCACCGGCCGTCGAGCGTCTGGGCATCGCCGCCTTCCGCACCGGCCAGGAGGCGCTGCACGGCGTCGCCTGGATGGGCCCGGCGACGGTGTTCCCGCAGGCCGTGGGTCTGGGCGCGACCTGGAACACCGAGCTCGTACACCGGATCGGCGAGGCGGTGTCCAAAGAGGTCCGGGCGATGCGCGCCCGCGACGAGCGGGTGGGCCTGAACGTCTGGTCCCCCACCGTCAACCTGCTGCGCCACCCCCTGTGGGGCCGCAACGAGGAGGGCTACTCCGAGGACCCCCGGCTGACCTCCGCCATCGCCACTGCCTACACGCACGGGCTGCGCGGTGATCATCCGACGTACTGGCGCACGGCCCCGGTCCTCAAGCACTGGCTGGCCCACAACAACGAGACCGGCCGTGACGTCACCTCGTCCTCGGTCCGCCCGCGCGTGCTCCACGAGTACGATCTGCGCGCCTTCCGCGGATGCGTGGAGGCGGGCGCGGTGGCCGGGGTGATGCCGGCGTACAACCTGGTCAACGGCCGCCCCAACCACGTCTCGCCGTATCTGCGCGAGCAACTGCGCAGCTGGACCGACGAGGACCTGCTGGTCTGCTCCGACGCGGGCGCGCCCTCCAACCTGGTGGACTCCGAGCACTACTTCGACACCCACGAGGAGGCGACGGCGGCCGCGCTCGTGGCCGGCGTGGACAGCTTCACGGACCACGGCACGGACGGCTCGAAGATCGTCGCCCGGGTCGAGGGGGCCCTGGAGCGGGGCCTGCTGACCCAGGCCGACGTGGACACGGCGGTGCGCCGCCAGCTCTCGGTCCGCTTCCGGCTGGGCGAGTTCGACCCCCACTACGACCCGCACGCCGGCACCGGCGAGTTCGACTCCCCGGCCCATCGGCTGCTCGCCGGGGAGGCCGCCGAGCAGGCGATCGTCCTGCTGCGCAACGACGGGGTGCTGCCGCTGGCCGCCGACACCCGGATCGCGGTGGTCGGCCTGCTCGCCGACGAGTGCAAGCTCGACTGGTACAGCGGCACGCTGCTGCACCGTTCCACCCCGCTGGAGGGCCTGTACGAGCGGTTCGGCGCCGAGCGCGTGGACTTCGCCGAGGGTGTGGACCGGGTCCTGGTCAAGACCTCCGCGGGAACGTTCCTGAAGGTCCCCACCGCCCCCGAGGCCACCGACGAGGTGCGCGGCGCCGAGGGCGCCCTCGATCCGGCGCTGCTCGCGGGCCGCACCGATCTCCCGCCGCTGACCACGGACGCGACCGGCACCGAGTTCGCGCTCGTCGACTGGGGCGAGGGCGTGCTGACCCTGCGCGCGCCCGACGGGCGCTACCTCTCCGTCGCCGAGGACGGCTTTCTGCGCGCCTCCGCCGACCAGCCAGGCGGCTGGGTCGTCCAGGAGACGTTCCGCCTGGAGCCGCACCCGAGCGGCGACGGGAACTCTCACGGGAACGGTCACCTCCTGTTGCATCCGGGTACGGGTCGCCATGTCTGTGTCGCCGCCGACGGCGTCAGGGTTGCCGGGCCGGAGGACGATCCCGAGGTCGTCGAGGTCATCGTCGTCGAATCCGGCGAGGACGCAGTGACCCGCGTCACGGCCGGGGCCGACGTGGTCGTGGTCGTGGCGGGCAACGACCCGCACATCAACGGCCGCGAGACCGAGGACCGCGGCACGCTGCGGCTGCCGCCCCACCAGGAGCGACTGCTGGCGGCGGCCCGGGCGGCGAACCCGCGCACGGTGCTGGCCCTGGTGTCGGCGTATCCGTACGCGTTCGAGCCGGGCCCGCTGTCCGCGGTGCTGTGGACGGCGCACGGCGGCCAGGCCGCGGGCACGGCCCTCGCGCGGGTCCTGGCCGGGGACGTCTCCCCGGCCGGACGCCTCCCGCAGACCTGGTACGCCGACGACGCCGATCTGCCCGACCTCCTCGACTACGACGTGATCGGCGCCCGTCAGACGTACCTCTACTTCGAGGGCGCCCCGCTGTTCCCGTTCGGGCACGGCCTGTCGTACGCGTCGTTCTCCTACGCGGACCTGGCGGTGCGCGTCGCGGACGGCACGGCGCACGTCACCTGCACGGTCACCAACACCGGAGACCTGACGGCCGACGAGGTCGCCCAGCTCTACACCCGCGCCGTGGACCCCTCGGTCCCCCGGCCGCGCCGCGAACTGCTCGACCACCGCCGCGTCACGCTCGCCCCGGGCGCGAGCGCGGAGCTCTCCTTCGACGTCCCGCTGTCCGCCTTCGCCTTCTGGGACGTGGCGCAGGGCCGGTGGCGTGTGGAGTCAGGCGCGTACGACCTCCTGGTCGGCGCGTCCAGCACGGACGTCCGGCTGCGGACGACCGTCACGCTGGAGGGCGAGCCGTCCGCCCCGCGCCCGGTCCGCCTGCGCGGCCTGCAGGCCGCCGACTTCGACGAGCAGAGCGGCGTCGAGATCGTGGACCGCACGAAGGCGTCCGGCGACGCGGTGACACCGGTGGCGGGCGGGACGGGTGAGCTGGTCTACCGCGCCTGCGACTTCGGCACGGGCGCCGGCACGACGGGCGTGACGGCGACGGTGGCCGGCTCGGGCACGGTGGAGCTGTCGCTCGACGGCGGCCCGGTCCTGGCCACGCTGACGGTCGCGCCGACGGCCGGACCGTACGACTACGTCACCGTCGACGCGGCCCTCACCGCCGGGGGCGTCCACGATCTGCGCCTCGGACTGCGCGGCCCGCTGCGGCTGGCGCATGTCGGTTTCCGCGGTTGA
- a CDS encoding phosphatase PAP2 family protein: protein MPSRPSRPSRPSRAVLGLLPPALLFALITWQVAVDGRLLRPDERLSRALVRPDRASELLADLGEVQIAVPVLVLVAGYAAWRGRAAGQARWWVPSVAALAVMVLVPLIVVPLKLWTDRPGTPAVPAATGYYPSGHTATAAVAYGSAALVLLPWLRTAFARRLVLATSALLVLAVSFGLVRRGYHWPLDVVASWCLCAVLLGALWLLLERERRERRERLRPAARRPCQTGAPGPSTRTTRTSDPSASRPYRGSRKPQDTP from the coding sequence ATGCCGTCCCGCCCGTCCCGCCCGTCCCGCCCGTCCCGCGCCGTCCTCGGCCTCCTGCCGCCCGCCCTCCTCTTCGCGCTGATCACCTGGCAGGTAGCCGTCGACGGCCGCCTGCTGCGCCCGGACGAGCGCCTCAGCCGCGCCCTCGTCCGTCCCGACCGGGCCTCCGAGCTGCTGGCCGACCTGGGCGAGGTACAGATCGCGGTGCCCGTCCTGGTGCTGGTCGCGGGGTATGCGGCATGGCGGGGGAGAGCGGCAGGCCAGGCGCGGTGGTGGGTGCCGTCCGTCGCCGCGCTCGCCGTGATGGTGCTGGTGCCGCTGATCGTCGTCCCGCTGAAGCTGTGGACGGACCGGCCCGGCACGCCCGCCGTGCCTGCGGCCACCGGTTACTACCCCTCCGGGCACACGGCGACGGCGGCCGTCGCCTACGGCTCGGCAGCGCTGGTCCTGCTGCCGTGGCTGCGCACCGCGTTCGCCCGTCGGCTGGTCCTCGCGACGAGTGCCCTTCTCGTCCTGGCCGTGTCGTTCGGGCTCGTCCGGCGCGGCTACCACTGGCCACTGGACGTCGTGGCGAGCTGGTGTCTGTGCGCGGTGCTGCTCGGTGCGCTGTGGCTTCTGCTGGAGCGGGAGCGGCGAGAGCGGCGGGAACGGCTGCGGCCGGCGGCAAGGCGACCGTGCCAAACCGGCGCACCCGGGCCGTCCACCCGTACGACTCGGACAAGCGACCCTTCGGCCTCCCGCCCCTACCGTGGATCACGGAAACCACAGGACACCCCCTGA
- a CDS encoding PucR family transcriptional regulator has translation MPPTLASLVHHSALKLTVRAGGDRLDVPVRWAHVSELADPVPYMEGGELLLITALKLDAEDPEAMRRYVRRLAKAGVVGLGFAVGVNYEDTPKALVDAAEEEGLPLLEVPRRTPFLAISKAVSAAIAADQYRAVTAGFAAQRELTKQALTDGPQGLLRALAAQVDGWAALYDASGAVVAAAPEWAGRRAARLTTEVERLRERPAPASAVVGGGGGTERSGPDERHDDRIELHSLGTGRRPRAALAVGTASALGTAERYAVHSAIALLTLTTERSRSLHAAQQRIGAAVLCMLLAGEPDHARAVAGDLYGGLLDAPFRVIVADAASPATATAEGGGDPFDGLTEVVESAAARAGEAVLVVPEGDRLVALVADGGAAVAAGAQYAAALESARAAGGVGPDSGDEDGLVVGLSAPTGPIAAAAAYKQAEQALSVARRRGRVFVEHEQLAAGSVLPLLADDAVKAFADGLLRALHEHDATGRGDLVASLRAWLSRHGQWDAAAADLGVHRHTLRYRMRRVEEILGRSLDDPDVRMELWLALKATSTE, from the coding sequence ATGCCTCCCACGCTCGCCTCGCTCGTCCATCACTCCGCGCTGAAACTGACCGTGCGCGCGGGCGGGGACCGTCTGGACGTGCCGGTGCGCTGGGCGCACGTCAGCGAGCTCGCGGACCCCGTGCCGTACATGGAGGGCGGAGAGCTGCTGCTGATCACCGCGCTCAAGCTGGACGCGGAGGACCCCGAGGCCATGCGGCGCTATGTGCGGCGGCTGGCCAAGGCCGGGGTGGTCGGGCTGGGGTTCGCCGTCGGCGTCAACTACGAGGACACCCCGAAGGCCCTCGTGGACGCGGCCGAGGAGGAGGGCCTGCCCCTGCTGGAGGTACCGCGCCGCACGCCCTTCCTCGCGATCAGCAAGGCGGTGTCGGCGGCGATCGCGGCCGACCAGTACCGGGCGGTCACGGCCGGGTTCGCGGCCCAGCGCGAGCTGACGAAACAGGCGCTGACGGACGGCCCCCAGGGGCTGCTCCGCGCGCTCGCCGCGCAGGTCGACGGATGGGCGGCCCTGTACGACGCCTCGGGCGCCGTCGTGGCGGCGGCGCCCGAGTGGGCGGGCCGTCGGGCGGCGCGGCTCACGACGGAGGTGGAGCGGCTGCGGGAGCGGCCTGCGCCGGCCTCGGCGGTGGTGGGCGGCGGCGGGGGCACGGAGCGCTCAGGACCTGACGAGCGGCACGACGACCGGATCGAGCTGCACTCCCTGGGCACCGGCCGGCGCCCGCGCGCCGCGCTCGCCGTCGGCACCGCCTCGGCTCTCGGCACCGCCGAGCGGTACGCCGTCCATTCGGCCATCGCACTGCTCACCCTCACCACGGAACGCTCCCGCTCGCTGCACGCGGCGCAGCAGCGGATCGGCGCGGCGGTGCTGTGCATGCTGCTGGCGGGGGAACCGGACCATGCGCGGGCCGTCGCGGGGGACCTGTACGGCGGTCTGCTCGACGCCCCGTTCCGGGTGATCGTCGCCGACGCGGCGTCGCCCGCCACTGCCACGGCCGAGGGAGGCGGCGACCCCTTCGACGGTCTCACCGAGGTCGTCGAGTCGGCGGCCGCCCGGGCCGGAGAGGCCGTGCTGGTGGTGCCCGAGGGCGACCGGCTGGTGGCCCTGGTCGCGGACGGGGGCGCGGCCGTGGCGGCGGGCGCGCAGTACGCGGCGGCGCTGGAGAGTGCGCGGGCGGCCGGGGGCGTCGGTCCGGACTCCGGCGACGAGGACGGACTCGTCGTGGGCCTGTCCGCGCCGACCGGGCCGATCGCGGCGGCGGCTGCGTACAAGCAGGCGGAACAGGCGCTGTCGGTGGCGCGGCGCAGGGGCCGGGTCTTCGTGGAGCACGAGCAGCTCGCGGCAGGCTCCGTGCTGCCGCTGCTCGCGGACGACGCGGTGAAGGCGTTCGCGGACGGTCTGCTGCGCGCCCTGCACGAGCACGACGCGACCGGCCGCGGTGATCTGGTGGCCTCGCTGCGGGCCTGGCTCTCGCGCCACGGCCAGTGGGACGCGGCGGCGGCCGACCTGGGCGTCCACCGGCACACCCTGCGCTACCGGATGCGGCGGGTGGAGGAGATCCTCGGGCGCTCACTGGACGACCCGGACGTCCGGATGGAGCTGTGGCTCGCGCTGAAGGCGACATCGACGGAGTAG
- a CDS encoding aldehyde dehydrogenase family protein, with protein sequence MEATHAFWLAGRQVTGEDSFDVTSPWDGRLVGKVSVPTDAQVEEAVAAAYAVTDEFAATPAHVRAAALDHVSKRLVERTEEIAQLISAENGKPIKWARGEVGRAVSVFRFAAEEARRFNGGEAQRLDTDAGGQGRLALTRRFPKGVVLGIAPFNFPLNLCAHKIAPAIAAGAPIILKPAPATPLSGLIIGDLLAETELPAGSWSILPVANDRMPALVQDERLPVISFTGSEKVGYAIMDSVPRKHCTLELGGNGAAVVLGDFASDADLDWAAGRIATFSNYQGGQSCISVQRVIADASVYDRLLPRIVAAVEAQVTGDPSDAGTDVGPLVSEDAAKRVETWVDEAVAAGASLLAGGKRDGASYAPTVLTDVPADTTLACEEVFGPVLTVTKVDGEAEAFAAVNSSKYGLQAGVFTHDLQVAFRAHRALEVGGVIVGDVPSYRADQMPYGGAKQSGVGREGVRFAMEDYTYERVLVLTGLAL encoded by the coding sequence GTGGAGGCCACCCACGCCTTCTGGCTGGCCGGCCGCCAGGTCACCGGCGAGGACAGCTTCGACGTCACCTCCCCGTGGGACGGCCGGCTCGTCGGCAAGGTCAGCGTGCCGACGGACGCGCAGGTCGAGGAGGCCGTGGCCGCCGCGTACGCCGTGACGGACGAGTTCGCCGCCACCCCGGCGCATGTGCGCGCCGCCGCTCTCGACCACGTCAGCAAGCGGCTCGTCGAGCGCACCGAGGAGATCGCGCAGCTGATCTCCGCCGAGAACGGCAAGCCGATCAAGTGGGCGCGCGGGGAGGTCGGCCGGGCCGTCTCCGTGTTCCGGTTCGCGGCCGAGGAGGCCCGGCGGTTCAACGGCGGTGAGGCGCAGCGGCTCGACACCGACGCGGGCGGCCAGGGGCGTCTCGCCCTCACCCGCCGCTTCCCCAAGGGCGTCGTCCTCGGCATCGCGCCGTTCAACTTCCCGCTGAACCTGTGCGCCCACAAGATCGCCCCGGCGATCGCGGCCGGCGCGCCGATCATCCTCAAGCCGGCCCCGGCGACCCCGCTGTCCGGCCTGATCATCGGTGACCTGCTCGCCGAGACCGAGCTGCCGGCCGGCTCCTGGAGCATCCTGCCGGTCGCCAACGACCGCATGCCCGCCCTCGTCCAGGACGAGCGTCTGCCGGTCATCTCCTTCACCGGCTCCGAGAAGGTCGGCTACGCGATCATGGACTCGGTGCCGCGCAAGCACTGCACCCTGGAGCTGGGCGGCAACGGCGCGGCCGTCGTCCTCGGCGACTTCGCGAGCGACGCCGACCTCGACTGGGCGGCCGGCCGCATCGCGACCTTCTCCAACTACCAGGGCGGCCAGTCCTGCATCTCGGTGCAGCGGGTCATCGCGGACGCCTCGGTCTACGACCGGCTGCTGCCGCGTATCGTCGCCGCCGTCGAGGCCCAGGTCACCGGCGACCCCTCCGACGCCGGGACGGACGTCGGGCCGCTGGTCAGCGAGGACGCGGCCAAGCGCGTCGAGACCTGGGTGGACGAGGCCGTCGCGGCGGGCGCCTCCCTGCTCGCCGGCGGCAAGCGCGACGGCGCCTCCTATGCGCCGACCGTCCTCACCGACGTGCCGGCGGACACCACCCTCGCCTGCGAGGAGGTCTTCGGACCGGTCCTCACGGTGACGAAGGTGGACGGCGAGGCCGAGGCCTTCGCCGCCGTCAACTCCTCCAAGTACGGCCTCCAGGCGGGCGTGTTCACACACGACCTCCAGGTCGCCTTCCGCGCCCACCGCGCGCTGGAGGTCGGCGGTGTCATCGTCGGCGACGTCCCGTCCTACCGCGCCGACCAGATGCCGTACGGCGGCGCCAAGCAGTCGGGTGTGGGGCGCGAGGGCGTGCGGTTCGCGATGGAGGACTACACGTACGAGCGGGTCCTTGTCCTCACCGGGCTCGCCCTCTAG
- the gabT gene encoding 4-aminobutyrate--2-oxoglutarate transaminase, producing MTALPQERRVVTAIPGPKSQELQARRTAAVAAGVGSVLPVFTTRAGGGIIEDVDGNRLIDFGSGIAVTSVGASAEAVVRRATAQLADFTHTCFMVTPYEGYVAVAEALAELTPGDHAKKSALFNSGAEAVENAVKIARAYTRRQAVVVFDHGYHGRTNLTMALTAKNMPYKHGFGPFAPEVYRVPVAYGYRWPTGAENAGHEAAAQAIDEITKQVGADNVAAIIIEPVLGEGGFIEPAKGFLPAISKFASDNGIVFVADEIQSGFCRTGQWFACEDEGIVPDLITTAKGIAGGLPLAAVTGRAEIMDAAHAGGLGGTYGGNPVACAGALGAIETMKELDLNARAKHIEAVMKGRLAAMAEKFEIIGDIRGRGAMIAIELVKDRTTKEPNPEATGALAKACHQEGLLVLTCGTYGNVLRFLPPLVIGDDLLNEGLDIIEQAFARM from the coding sequence ATGACCGCCCTTCCGCAGGAGCGCCGCGTCGTCACCGCCATCCCCGGCCCGAAGTCGCAGGAACTCCAGGCCCGCCGTACCGCCGCGGTCGCGGCCGGTGTCGGTTCGGTGCTTCCCGTCTTCACCACGCGCGCGGGCGGCGGCATCATCGAGGACGTCGACGGCAACCGCCTGATCGACTTCGGCTCCGGCATCGCCGTGACGTCCGTCGGCGCCTCCGCCGAGGCCGTCGTACGCCGGGCCACCGCCCAGCTCGCCGACTTCACCCACACCTGTTTCATGGTCACTCCCTACGAGGGCTATGTGGCGGTGGCCGAAGCCCTCGCCGAACTCACCCCGGGCGACCACGCCAAGAAGTCCGCGCTGTTCAACAGCGGTGCCGAGGCCGTCGAGAACGCCGTCAAGATCGCCCGTGCCTACACCAGGCGGCAGGCGGTCGTCGTCTTCGACCACGGCTACCACGGCCGCACCAACCTCACCATGGCGCTGACGGCGAAGAACATGCCGTACAAGCACGGCTTCGGCCCGTTCGCCCCCGAGGTCTACCGCGTCCCGGTCGCCTACGGCTACCGCTGGCCGACCGGCGCCGAGAACGCGGGCCACGAGGCCGCCGCGCAGGCCATCGACGAGATCACCAAGCAGGTCGGCGCGGACAACGTCGCCGCGATCATCATCGAGCCGGTGCTCGGCGAGGGCGGCTTCATCGAGCCCGCCAAGGGCTTCCTCCCGGCCATCAGCAAGTTCGCGTCCGACAACGGCATCGTCTTCGTCGCCGACGAGATCCAGTCCGGCTTCTGCCGCACCGGTCAGTGGTTCGCCTGCGAGGACGAGGGCATCGTGCCGGACCTGATCACGACGGCCAAGGGCATCGCGGGCGGTCTGCCGCTCGCCGCGGTGACCGGCCGCGCCGAGATCATGGACGCCGCGCACGCGGGCGGCCTGGGGGGCACCTACGGCGGCAACCCGGTCGCCTGCGCGGGCGCGCTCGGCGCGATCGAGACGATGAAGGAGCTCGACCTCAACGCCCGGGCGAAGCACATCGAGGCCGTCATGAAGGGCCGCCTCGCCGCCATGGCCGAGAAGTTCGAGATCATCGGCGACATCCGCGGGCGCGGCGCGATGATCGCGATCGAGCTGGTCAAGGACCGTACGACGAAGGAGCCGAACCCCGAGGCGACCGGCGCGCTCGCCAAGGCGTGCCACCAGGAGGGCCTGCTGGTCCTGACCTGTGGCACCTACGGCAACGTGCTGCGCTTCCTGCCGCCGCTGGTCATCGGCGACGACCTGCTGAACGAGGGACTCGACATCATCGAGCAGGCTTTCGCGCGCATGTGA
- a CDS encoding ATP/GTP-binding protein, whose product MDSDGTQDARSTQANPVPRPAGPARPPSTPPRPDRAPGVPPAPGQAPRAASAVADWLDETRPTAGTGIWRFGYRPPKAARTTERLAPVTVVGMLVPLVVALVLWSLWRRGGLPYQFTLLRLFTPDDWWWGGTIASPKSMEGAEARVVYDGVFFAVLVYGMGRLGSWAHAVRHFVGRRPQPVRALVALLGALATLSFVFPGAFGVGWDALPVVDPLFSLIVLISGSYELFASPLFTNALYTVITLLVVWPFAKVGGWWPYAQERLAARRAGPDRSAPAVERPRAQWPELRDAGQYEAAELLTAEVAAGRMNDVDCVRVRRAWTAGLADFRETVLRQGGAAWAHPSGARDLPRRTARHDLLTGQVRVGRWVAAERTPARYQDAGAALGPDVLGTSLLAVGPSGSGKTRTLVEPLTEALALQALTGSCAVVAVSSPGSAPLGADSAFDVIVGIGNPASVHDLDPYAESEDPDEAAAILAEALVGDLDTVSGQSATTALAQLLGPYRSAHGCFPTLPELRELLEGEPAALSALREAVAGDEVMRRELAARVRQTGTPGDAGRALADRLALLNRPAFAEFFGGGSNAHRAFSLRAVAHHPLRVRVDLPERGHEEAARLITRLVLAQFHTVVRERRDHFACLVLDDATGTVTEGSVRRLQRLRSQNAGVVLTLRSIGDVPEALHGPLYGAVGCRMAFSGITTWDGSRFAQTWGTEWVETTEVAQHTVFADQPMTRAIHALRKLVTGKAVTTDAVTVRQVERERWSASRLAHEVPPGHAVLSLTDVRGEHAPPLLVDLRG is encoded by the coding sequence ATGGACAGCGACGGGACGCAGGACGCGCGGAGCACGCAGGCGAATCCTGTGCCGCGCCCGGCGGGGCCGGCGCGGCCGCCCTCGACGCCGCCACGGCCGGACCGGGCGCCCGGCGTACCGCCTGCCCCCGGGCAGGCGCCGCGGGCCGCGTCCGCCGTCGCCGACTGGCTGGACGAGACGCGCCCCACGGCCGGGACGGGGATCTGGCGCTTCGGCTACCGGCCGCCGAAGGCGGCCCGCACCACGGAGCGGCTCGCGCCGGTGACGGTCGTCGGCATGCTGGTCCCGCTGGTGGTGGCGCTGGTCCTGTGGTCGCTGTGGCGCCGGGGCGGCCTCCCGTACCAGTTCACCCTGCTGCGGCTGTTCACCCCGGACGACTGGTGGTGGGGCGGCACGATCGCCTCCCCGAAGTCGATGGAGGGCGCCGAGGCGCGGGTGGTCTACGACGGCGTGTTCTTCGCCGTCCTCGTCTACGGCATGGGCCGGCTGGGCAGCTGGGCGCACGCGGTGCGGCACTTCGTGGGGCGCCGGCCGCAGCCCGTCCGGGCTCTCGTCGCCCTGCTGGGCGCGCTCGCCACGCTCAGCTTCGTCTTCCCGGGCGCCTTCGGGGTCGGCTGGGACGCCCTGCCCGTCGTCGACCCGCTGTTCTCGCTGATCGTCCTGATCTCCGGCAGCTACGAGCTGTTCGCCTCTCCCCTGTTCACGAACGCGCTCTACACGGTGATCACACTGCTCGTGGTGTGGCCGTTCGCGAAGGTCGGCGGCTGGTGGCCCTACGCGCAGGAACGACTCGCCGCCCGGCGCGCCGGGCCCGACCGGTCCGCGCCCGCGGTGGAGCGGCCGCGCGCCCAGTGGCCGGAGCTGCGGGACGCCGGTCAGTACGAGGCGGCCGAGCTGCTGACCGCCGAGGTCGCCGCCGGCCGGATGAACGACGTGGACTGCGTCCGCGTACGACGGGCCTGGACGGCGGGGCTCGCGGACTTCCGGGAGACCGTGCTGCGGCAGGGCGGGGCGGCCTGGGCCCACCCGTCCGGCGCCCGCGACCTGCCCCGGCGCACCGCGCGCCACGACCTGCTCACCGGGCAGGTCCGGGTCGGCCGCTGGGTGGCCGCCGAACGCACCCCGGCCCGCTATCAGGACGCGGGCGCCGCGCTCGGCCCGGACGTGCTGGGCACCTCCCTGCTCGCGGTCGGGCCGTCCGGATCGGGCAAGACCCGGACCCTGGTCGAGCCGCTCACCGAGGCGCTGGCACTCCAGGCACTCACCGGTTCGTGCGCCGTCGTCGCGGTGTCCTCGCCCGGAAGCGCCCCGCTCGGCGCCGACTCGGCGTTCGACGTGATCGTCGGGATCGGGAACCCCGCGTCGGTGCACGACCTGGACCCGTACGCGGAGTCCGAGGACCCGGACGAGGCGGCCGCGATCCTCGCCGAGGCGCTGGTCGGCGACCTCGACACGGTGAGCGGCCAGAGCGCGACCACGGCCCTCGCCCAGCTGCTGGGCCCCTACCGGAGCGCGCACGGATGCTTCCCCACCCTGCCCGAGCTGCGCGAACTCCTCGAGGGCGAACCGGCCGCGCTGTCCGCGCTGCGCGAGGCCGTGGCCGGTGACGAGGTGATGCGCCGTGAGCTGGCGGCACGAGTCCGGCAGACGGGGACCCCGGGCGACGCGGGCCGCGCGCTCGCCGACCGGCTGGCGCTGCTGAACCGCCCGGCGTTCGCGGAGTTCTTCGGCGGCGGCAGCAACGCGCACCGGGCGTTCTCGCTGCGCGCCGTCGCCCACCACCCGCTGCGGGTCCGCGTCGACCTGCCCGAGCGGGGTCACGAGGAGGCGGCCCGGCTGATCACCCGGCTGGTCCTCGCCCAGTTCCACACCGTCGTACGGGAGCGGCGCGACCACTTCGCCTGTCTGGTGCTGGACGACGCCACGGGCACGGTCACCGAGGGATCGGTGCGCCGGCTCCAGCGGCTGCGCTCGCAGAACGCGGGCGTGGTGCTCACCCTGCGCTCGATCGGCGACGTGCCGGAGGCGCTGCACGGACCGCTGTACGGGGCCGTCGGCTGCCGGATGGCCTTCTCCGGCATCACCACCTGGGACGGCAGCAGGTTCGCGCAGACCTGGGGCACCGAATGGGTGGAGACCACCGAGGTCGCCCAGCACACCGTCTTCGCCGACCAGCCGATGACCCGTGCCATCCACGCCCTGCGCAAGCTGGTGACCGGCAAGGCGGTGACCACGGACGCGGTGACCGTGCGCCAGGTGGAGCGGGAGCGGTGGTCGGCGTCCCGGCTGGCGCACGAGGTGCCGCCCGGTCACGCGGTGCTGTCCCTGACGGACGTGCGGGGCGAGCACGCGCCGCCGCTGCTGGTCGACCTGCGGGGCTGA